From one Streptomyces sp. Q6 genomic stretch:
- a CDS encoding acyltransferase, whose product MPMNWNAFSSRGRSARGPLAHRVVQAGWRWIQRRGAVTAEQPGGHRFGAIGHGTKLTFPQGTVFGEPWIRLGAHCIIGEQVTLTAGLMPDLDLGPEPILTIGDGVVIGRGSHVIADTTVRVGSDVYMGPYVYITSTNHSYDDPHEPIGKQWPRMEPVEIGAGCWIGTGAVILPGARIGRNVVVAAGAVVRGDVPDHAVVAGAPARVVRTWDAAAGWQPPLRTPAPRPIPSDITPEQLLALAEWEEEGA is encoded by the coding sequence GTGCCGATGAACTGGAACGCGTTCTCGTCCCGCGGGCGGTCCGCGCGGGGCCCGCTCGCCCATCGTGTCGTGCAGGCCGGCTGGCGGTGGATCCAGCGCAGGGGAGCGGTGACGGCCGAGCAGCCGGGCGGGCACCGGTTCGGCGCCATCGGGCACGGCACGAAGCTGACCTTCCCCCAGGGCACCGTGTTCGGTGAGCCGTGGATCCGGCTCGGCGCGCACTGCATCATCGGTGAACAGGTCACGCTGACGGCCGGGTTGATGCCCGACCTGGACCTCGGCCCCGAGCCGATCCTGACGATCGGCGACGGTGTCGTCATCGGCCGCGGCAGCCATGTCATCGCCGACACGACCGTGCGCGTCGGCAGCGACGTGTACATGGGGCCGTACGTCTACATCACCTCCACCAACCACTCGTACGACGATCCGCACGAGCCCATCGGCAAGCAGTGGCCGCGGATGGAGCCGGTGGAGATCGGGGCGGGGTGCTGGATCGGCACCGGCGCCGTGATCCTGCCGGGCGCGCGGATCGGACGGAACGTCGTGGTCGCGGCCGGTGCCGTGGTGCGCGGGGACGTCCCGGACCACGCCGTGGTCGCGGGGGCGCCCGCCCGGGTCGTCCGCACCTGGGACGCGGCGGCGGGATGGCAGCCGCCGCTGCGCACGCCTGCGCCGCGGCCGATCCCGTCCGACATCACCCCGGAACAGCTGCTCGCTCTCGCCGAGTGGGAGGAAGAGGGCGCCTGA
- a CDS encoding LysE/ArgO family amino acid transporter, protein MTAPLAAAAAGFGTGLSLIVAIGAQNAFVLRQGVRRQSVLAVVGICALSDALLIALGVGGVGAVVVAWPGAITAVGWIGGAFLIGYGILAARRVLRPGGSLRAEGEASVSRRRAILTCLAMTWLNPHVYLDTVFLLGSIAAHQGALRWTFGLGAALASLCWFAALGFGARLLGRFLARPGAWRVLDALVAATMLVMGAMLVAGA, encoded by the coding sequence ATGACCGCTCCACTCGCCGCCGCTGCCGCCGGATTCGGCACCGGCCTCTCGCTCATCGTCGCCATCGGCGCCCAGAACGCCTTCGTCCTGCGGCAGGGCGTGCGCCGCCAGTCCGTCCTCGCCGTCGTCGGGATCTGCGCCCTGTCCGACGCGCTGCTCATCGCGCTGGGCGTGGGCGGCGTCGGGGCCGTGGTCGTCGCGTGGCCGGGGGCGATCACCGCGGTCGGCTGGATCGGCGGCGCGTTCCTGATCGGCTACGGGATCCTCGCCGCCCGGCGGGTGCTCAGGCCGGGCGGCTCGCTGCGGGCCGAGGGGGAGGCGTCGGTGTCCCGGCGGCGGGCGATCCTCACCTGCCTCGCGATGACCTGGCTCAACCCGCACGTCTACCTCGACACCGTGTTCCTGCTCGGGTCCATCGCCGCCCACCAGGGGGCGCTGCGCTGGACGTTCGGGCTGGGTGCCGCGCTCGCCAGCCTGTGCTGGTTCGCCGCGCTCGGCTTCGGCGCGCGACTGCTCGGCCGGTTCCTGGCCCGGCCCGGCGCCTGGCGGGTGCTCGACGCACTGGTCGCCGCCACGATGCTCGTGATGGGCGCGATGCTGGTGGCCGGGGCCTGA
- a CDS encoding LacI family DNA-binding transcriptional regulator has product MADVARVAGVSSQTVSRVANGFPGVNEETRERVLAAMKELGYRPNSAARALKRGDFRTIGVITFTLATTGNVRTLEAIATSAAQEGYAVTLLPVAVPTQDEVRGAFSRLGELAVDAVIVIMEVHLLDSARLSLPPHVKVVVADSDAGDRYAVVDTDQAGGTRDAVRHLLDLGHDTVWHLAGPSESFAAQRRTDAWRTALEEAGRTAPPLVRGDWSAESGYRAGLELAEQAECSAVFAANDQMALGLLRALNERGRRVPDDVSVIGFDDIPESGSFLPPLTTVHQDFAEVGRRCVQSALRQVRESEEERGTTLVPTRLILRASTGPAPRG; this is encoded by the coding sequence ATGGCGGACGTCGCGCGGGTCGCGGGCGTCTCCTCGCAGACGGTCTCCCGCGTCGCGAACGGTTTCCCGGGCGTCAACGAGGAGACCCGCGAGCGCGTCCTCGCCGCGATGAAGGAGCTCGGCTACCGCCCCAACAGCGCGGCGCGGGCGCTCAAGCGGGGCGACTTCCGCACCATCGGCGTCATCACCTTCACGCTCGCCACGACCGGCAACGTCCGCACCCTGGAAGCCATCGCGACGTCCGCCGCGCAGGAGGGGTACGCCGTGACGCTGCTGCCGGTCGCGGTCCCGACGCAGGACGAGGTGCGCGGCGCGTTCTCCCGCCTCGGCGAACTCGCGGTGGACGCGGTCATCGTCATCATGGAGGTCCATCTCCTCGACTCGGCGCGCCTGTCACTGCCGCCGCACGTCAAGGTCGTGGTCGCGGACTCGGACGCCGGGGACCGCTACGCGGTGGTGGACACGGACCAGGCGGGCGGCACGCGGGACGCGGTGCGGCACCTGCTGGACCTCGGCCACGACACGGTCTGGCACCTCGCGGGCCCGTCCGAGTCCTTCGCGGCACAGCGCCGAACGGACGCCTGGCGTACGGCACTTGAGGAGGCGGGCCGCACCGCGCCGCCGCTCGTACGGGGCGACTGGTCGGCGGAGTCGGGCTACCGGGCGGGCCTGGAGCTCGCCGAACAGGCGGAGTGCAGCGCGGTGTTCGCGGCCAACGACCAGATGGCGCTGGGTCTGCTGCGCGCCCTGAACGAGCGCGGCCGCCGGGTCCCCGACGACGTCTCGGTCATCGGCTTCGACGACATCCCGGAGTCGGGCTCGTTCCTCCCCCCGCTCACCACGGTCCACCAGGACTTCGCGGAAGTCGGCCGCCGCTGCGTACAGAGCGCGCTGCGGCAGGTGCGGGAGAGCGAGGAGGAGCGGGGGACGACGCTGGTGCCGACGCGACTCATCCTGCGCGCGAGCACGGGTCCCGCGCCGCGAGGCTGA
- a CDS encoding gamma carbonic anhydrase family protein, with protein sequence MGNTAHEALVAGFGGKEPKLDETAFAAPTSALIGDVTLHAGASVWYGAVLRSEFEPIVIGPDSNIQDNCTVHVDAGFPVTIGERVSVGHNAVLHGCTVEDDCLIGMGATVLNGAVIGAGSLVAAQALVPQGMVVPPGSLVAGVPAKVKRELTEEEREGLTLNGAVYVDLARAHKAEYA encoded by the coding sequence ATGGGAAACACGGCCCACGAGGCACTCGTCGCCGGTTTCGGCGGCAAGGAACCGAAGCTGGACGAGACGGCGTTCGCGGCGCCGACGTCCGCGCTGATCGGCGACGTCACGCTGCACGCGGGCGCGAGTGTCTGGTACGGGGCGGTGCTGCGTTCGGAGTTCGAGCCGATCGTGATCGGCCCCGACAGCAACATCCAGGACAACTGCACGGTGCACGTCGACGCCGGTTTCCCGGTGACGATCGGCGAGCGCGTCTCGGTCGGTCACAACGCGGTGCTGCACGGCTGCACGGTGGAGGACGACTGCCTGATCGGCATGGGCGCGACGGTGCTCAACGGCGCGGTCATCGGCGCCGGTTCCCTGGTCGCGGCCCAGGCGCTGGTCCCCCAGGGCATGGTGGTCCCCCCGGGATCGCTCGTCGCCGGCGTCCCCGCCAAGGTCAAGCGGGAGCTGACCGAGGAGGAGCGCGAGGGCCTCACCCTCAACGGCGCGGTGTACGTCGACCTGGCGAGGGCCCACAAGGCCGAGTACGCGTAG
- a CDS encoding LysR family transcriptional regulator ArgP produces MIPELPLDQVRTLLTVVDEGTFDAAAAALHLTPSAVSQRVKALEQRTGRVLLVRTKPVRPTESGEVVVRFARQLTRLEQDAYAELGLSTDDGPTRVSVAVNADSLATWFLAALTRVPEQPRVCFELRREDETRTATLLRDGRVMAAVTSSPDPVAGCSVRALGKLRYLAAATPAFVERYLDGPLSRALATAPVVTFDRSDDHRDAFVRALSGGRSGASAVRHAVPTSEGFVESVALGLGWGMVPEVQAEPLLRAGRLVELAPGRPVDVPLYWQRWKLDSPALAAVSDAILSAAAEALRP; encoded by the coding sequence ATGATTCCGGAGCTCCCCCTCGACCAGGTCCGCACGCTTCTGACGGTCGTGGACGAGGGCACGTTCGACGCGGCGGCCGCCGCGCTGCACCTGACGCCGTCCGCCGTCAGCCAGCGGGTCAAGGCCCTGGAGCAGCGCACGGGACGGGTGCTGCTCGTCCGTACGAAACCGGTGCGCCCCACCGAGTCGGGCGAGGTCGTCGTGCGGTTCGCCCGGCAGCTGACCCGCCTCGAACAGGACGCGTACGCCGAACTGGGCCTGAGCACCGACGACGGGCCGACGCGGGTGTCGGTCGCGGTCAACGCGGACTCCCTGGCGACCTGGTTCCTGGCCGCGCTGACCCGCGTACCGGAGCAGCCTCGCGTCTGCTTCGAACTGCGCCGCGAGGACGAGACCCGCACGGCGACGCTGCTGCGGGACGGCCGGGTGATGGCCGCGGTGACCTCGTCGCCCGACCCGGTGGCGGGCTGCTCGGTGCGCGCGCTCGGCAAGCTGCGCTACCTCGCCGCGGCGACCCCCGCGTTCGTGGAGCGATACCTCGACGGCCCGCTGTCGCGCGCGCTCGCGACCGCGCCGGTCGTCACGTTCGACCGCAGCGACGACCACCGGGACGCGTTCGTAAGGGCGTTGTCGGGCGGCCGGAGCGGGGCGAGCGCGGTGCGGCACGCCGTCCCCACGTCCGAGGGGTTCGTGGAGTCCGTCGCCCTGGGCCTGGGCTGGGGCATGGTGCCCGAGGTGCAGGCGGAGCCGCTGCTGCGCGCGGGCCGCCTCGTCGAGCTGGCCCCCGGCCGCCCGGTCGACGTCCCCCTGTACTGGCAGCGGTGGAAGCTCGACTCCCCGGCCCTGGCCGCCGTCTCCGACGCGATCCTGTCGGCGGCGGCCGAAGCGCTGCGCCCCTAG
- a CDS encoding YbaK/EbsC family protein: MRAPLGSFEHVLPAPEALDLLTRPVADAVRQWRGSVPAQDLFHVDTDPQWADTATFVEHYGPELLARSANCVVVAGKRGGESTLAACVVLSTTKVDVNGAVRRQLGARKASFASMDTAIGETGMEYGGVTPIGLPADWPVLVDAAVADLPYVLIGSGTRRGKLIVPGKALAELPGAVVLEGLGVSV, translated from the coding sequence ATGCGCGCACCTCTCGGCTCCTTCGAACACGTCCTCCCGGCCCCCGAAGCCCTCGACCTGCTCACCCGCCCGGTGGCCGACGCCGTACGGCAGTGGCGCGGCTCGGTGCCCGCGCAGGACCTGTTCCACGTCGACACCGACCCGCAGTGGGCCGACACCGCGACGTTCGTCGAGCACTACGGGCCCGAGCTCCTCGCCCGGTCCGCGAACTGCGTGGTCGTCGCGGGCAAGCGGGGCGGCGAGTCGACCCTCGCCGCGTGTGTCGTGCTGTCCACGACGAAGGTCGACGTGAACGGCGCGGTGCGCCGTCAGCTGGGCGCCCGCAAGGCCTCGTTCGCCTCGATGGACACCGCCATCGGCGAGACCGGCATGGAGTACGGCGGCGTCACGCCGATCGGCCTGCCCGCCGACTGGCCGGTCCTCGTCGACGCGGCCGTCGCCGACCTCCCGTACGTCCTGATCGGCAGCGGCACCCGTCGCGGCAAGCTGATCGTCCCCGGCAAGGCGCTCGCAGAGCTGCCCGGCGCCGTGGTCCTCGAAGGGCTCGGCGTCAGCGTCTGA
- a CDS encoding MFS transporter has protein sequence MDSSDNTTGTDPRTGAAAEPEPEAEPDPGGPPPRGGWRRFAMDTRPLRIPAYRRLWSSTIVTAVGSQLTAVAVPKQIFDITGSSAWVGAAGMAGLLPLIVFALWGGAVADTMDRRTLLLITNCGIAVTSVLFWIQAAAGFDSVAVLMVLLAVQQAFWGLNAPARNASIARLVPAGELAAANALGSTVMQTGQVVGPLLAGVLIPVIGLPELYLIDALALCVTVWAVYRLPALPPLDLAVKRRAGVREIAAGFRYISLHKVLLLSFLADIIAMVFGMPRALFPQLAAETYAPYGEGLALGLLFAAIPIGAVVGGLFSGTFSRARRHGWMVIGAVVAWGAAIAGFGLSGSLWLAVVFLAVAGIADMVSMVFRGAILLSAATDEMRGRMQGVFTVVVAGGPRLADVLHGAAGSAFGPRAAVVGGGLLVVVTMLGLACAVPALRRYRV, from the coding sequence GTGGACAGCAGCGACAACACCACAGGGACCGACCCGCGGACGGGCGCGGCGGCCGAACCCGAGCCCGAGGCCGAGCCGGACCCGGGTGGTCCGCCGCCCCGGGGCGGCTGGCGCCGGTTCGCCATGGACACCCGGCCGCTGCGCATCCCCGCGTACCGCCGCCTGTGGTCGTCGACGATCGTCACGGCCGTCGGCAGCCAGCTCACGGCCGTCGCCGTGCCGAAGCAGATCTTCGACATCACGGGGTCGTCGGCGTGGGTCGGCGCGGCCGGCATGGCCGGGCTGCTCCCGCTGATCGTCTTCGCGCTGTGGGGCGGCGCCGTCGCCGACACGATGGACCGGCGCACACTGCTCCTCATCACCAACTGCGGGATCGCGGTGACCTCGGTCCTGTTCTGGATCCAGGCCGCCGCGGGATTCGACTCGGTGGCCGTCCTGATGGTGCTGCTCGCCGTGCAGCAGGCCTTCTGGGGTCTCAACGCCCCGGCGCGCAACGCCTCCATCGCCCGGCTCGTGCCCGCCGGGGAACTGGCCGCTGCCAACGCGCTCGGCTCGACCGTGATGCAGACCGGCCAGGTCGTCGGCCCGCTGCTCGCCGGTGTCCTCATCCCCGTCATCGGGCTGCCCGAGCTGTATCTGATCGACGCCCTCGCGCTGTGCGTGACGGTGTGGGCCGTGTACCGGCTGCCCGCGCTGCCGCCGCTGGACCTCGCGGTGAAGCGGCGGGCGGGCGTGCGCGAGATCGCGGCCGGATTCCGCTACATCTCCCTGCACAAGGTGCTGCTCCTGTCCTTCCTCGCCGACATCATCGCGATGGTGTTCGGGATGCCCCGGGCCCTGTTCCCGCAGCTCGCCGCCGAGACCTACGCCCCGTACGGGGAAGGGCTCGCGCTCGGTCTGCTCTTCGCGGCGATCCCGATCGGGGCGGTGGTCGGCGGACTGTTCTCCGGCACGTTCTCGCGGGCGCGGCGGCACGGGTGGATGGTGATCGGCGCGGTCGTCGCGTGGGGTGCGGCCATCGCCGGGTTCGGGCTGAGCGGCAGCCTGTGGCTCGCGGTGGTGTTCCTGGCGGTCGCCGGGATCGCGGACATGGTCTCGATGGTGTTCCGCGGGGCGATCCTGCTGTCGGCGGCGACCGACGAGATGCGCGGCCGGATGCAGGGCGTCTTCACGGTCGTCGTCGCGGGCGGCCCCCGTCTCGCCGACGTGCTGCACGGCGCGGCCGGCTCGGCGTTCGGACCCCGCGCCGCGGTGGTCGGGGGCGGGCTCCTCGTCGTGGTGACGATGCTGGGCCTGGCCTGCGCGGTGCCGGCGCTGCGGCGCTACCGGGTCTGA
- a CDS encoding XRE family transcriptional regulator produces the protein MPELDLLTQSLARNVKHWRSERGFTLDALAARAGVSRGMLIQIEQARTNPSIGTVVKIGDALGVSITTLLDYEQGPKVRIVPAEQAVRLWSTEAGSYHRLLAGTEAPGPLEMWDWFLQPGDGSPSDPHPQGTVELLHVTAGELTLVVDGVAHQVPEGASVTFEADVPHEYRNDGAAPCSLVMAVSVPFER, from the coding sequence GTGCCGGAACTCGATCTCCTGACCCAGTCCCTCGCCCGGAACGTCAAGCACTGGCGCTCCGAGCGCGGCTTCACCCTCGACGCCCTCGCGGCCCGGGCCGGCGTCAGCCGCGGCATGCTCATCCAGATCGAGCAGGCCCGCACCAACCCGAGCATCGGCACGGTCGTCAAGATCGGCGACGCGCTCGGCGTCAGCATCACCACCCTGCTCGACTACGAACAGGGCCCCAAGGTGCGGATCGTGCCCGCCGAGCAGGCGGTCCGCCTGTGGTCCACGGAGGCCGGCAGCTACCACCGCCTCCTCGCCGGGACCGAGGCGCCCGGCCCCCTGGAGATGTGGGACTGGTTCCTCCAGCCCGGCGACGGCAGCCCCTCCGACCCGCACCCGCAGGGCACCGTCGAACTGCTCCACGTCACCGCGGGGGAGCTGACCCTCGTCGTGGACGGCGTCGCCCACCAGGTGCCCGAGGGCGCGAGCGTCACGTTCGAGGCGGACGTGCCGCACGAGTACCGCAACGACGGCGCCGCGCCCTGCTCCCTGGTGATGGCCGTCTCGGTGCCGTTCGAACGCTGA